The following DNA comes from Nitrososphaerales archaeon.
AGGTAGCCTTCTTCGCACCATATATATCCGCGAGCATATCTATTCCAGTGATATGAAGTATCGGTTGATTTGTACTTTCTCTAAGCTCCTTTTCAACCTCTAGGTACTTAACGTAATCCTCTAAGAGATCCCCGCCCTTAAATGTTACCATATAGGGCTCCAATTTAAGTTCGGGAGTAGTTTTGACACACACTCTTAAGAGCTTATTAATCTCATCCCTAGTGAAACCTGCCTCTTCAACTTTCATCCTTACAGTATTATGATCCACACCAGCTGAAGGGAGTACTATTATACCTCTTCCATGGGCACCAAAATTCCATACTGTTGGAGACAAGATCAACTGGTACTGTAATATTGACACATACTCATCGATCTCAAATAGAACTGCTGAACCTCTTGGATAACCTCCTCCAAGTACTTTATCGAGACTTGGTGAACCTGTTGAGAAGTATCTCTCCGTATCTGGCTGAGGTTGAAATCTTCGTGGCTTATCGATCTGCTTAGGTTTAAATGAATGGAAGGTCTTGAACCCATCCATAAGTGTGAATATTAACCGTGCTTCAGGGGTAGGAACACCTCTCATTTTAAGTATCTCTAGCTCCCTCAAGAACCTCCCACCTTCAAACTCACTTCTTCTAAGCAGAATGATACCGTCAGCGATGAACTCCTCTATACCAAGCCCCATCCTATTCTCACCATACGGAACCTCCACTACCAGGATGGTCGTACAACCCAAGAGTTTAGTAACCTTATTCAAAATCGTATGCAGAACGATCCTAACTTCATGGACATCCTTAAATGCCTGTGCTATGGCTGAAATAGAATCTATGACGAGGCACGTAGCCCCGAATTCGCTCAACTCCTTTAGTATCGTCTCCATTACTACTGAGGCGCTCTCTTCCTTCACTGTCACCAGGTCGAGAAAGCGGAACTTATTTATCTTTTCAAGCTGCTCAAAATCGAAGCCAAGGGATCGCATATTGGTAAGAAATGTCTCTTTATCCTCGGCGAAGCTAACGTATACACCTTTCTCACCATGTTTAACTATACGATTATAGAGGGATGTCGCCGAAAAAATCGTCTTACCAGTCCCCGGGTTCCCTGCCACTATCATTAAGCTGCCCCTTAGGAAACCTCCGCTAATGACTTCATCTAAACTATCTATCCCGCTCGAAACCCTCCCGATCCTACTCGCCCTCACTCACACCTTCCCCCTTCTTATATAATTCAGCTATCTTCGCCAAAAATGAACGTATCTCTTCAACTGAGTGCTGATCACCACTGCGCATAAGATCCAAAAAGTGTTCAGGGTTCATATTCAAATCGAACTTTTCATTAATCTTTGTCACCAAAAAGTTAATTAAAACTTTAGCACCAATCCCAAAAATCCTCTCCATCTCACGGTAAACGGCTCCGGGATCTTCCCAGAAGACTTCTGATGGATCGCGCCCTAAATTCTTACGTAGAAGGAATAAAACCGCTTCTCCCGAAGCCTCACCAAGTAAAGATTGAAGCGTCCGCTTACAAATCTCACGAAAAACCTCAATGATATAATGAACATCAATCGACATGATGTATATATATTATTGATGAATGAATATAAATATACTGTTATAGACAAGGTAAAGATAGTGCGATGAACCGCTGTAGTAAATCACAAATGTGTACTTAATGTGCAATTAAAGTAAAAGTATCAGTTAAAGCGGACTAAAAAGGCTTATCTACTATTCTCTGATAAAGTTTAACAGAACCATAGTGCAGATATCTTTAGCCATTGCGCTTTATAGGTTGTGTAAAGAATCAAACTATGTAACTAAAGAGAAGGTTGGATCGATCTCAGTGAGCATATATGGTAGAGGCATCTGTTGATATCTTTTCTCAATTCGCAAGCCCCATTCGTAAGGCGATTTATGATCGTGGCTTTTTGTCATTCACGGAGCCTCAGATTAAAGCCATACCTCTAATCATGAGTGGCAAAAATCTTTTACTCATCGCACCGACTGGGACTGGAAAGACCGAGGCTGCCTTCTTACCTATTTTAAATGCGCTTTATACGATGGAGGAGAAGGTTAGAGGGATCAAGGTCCTCTACATTACCCCTCTGAGGGCCTTAAATCGGGATCTGCTGGAGAGGTTGGAGTGGTGGTGCAAACGTTTAGATCTAAGGTTAGCGGTCCGGCATGGGGATACCGAGGTTAAGGAGAGGGGGAAGCAGGCTTTAGTACCGCCAGATATCCTAATTACTACACCAGAAACCCTTCAGGTGATCCTCGTAGGTAAAGTNNNNNNNNNNNNNNNNNNNNNNNNNNNNNNNNNNNNNNNNNNNNNNNNNNNNNNNNNNNNNNNNNNNNNNNNNNNNNNNNNNNNNNNNNNNNNNNNNNNNGGGAAGCAGGCTTTAGTACCGCCAGATATCCTAATTACTACACCAGAAACCCTTCAGGTGATCCTCGTAGGTAAAGTAATGAGAAATCATCTAAAGTCTGTGAGATGGGTGATCGTCGATGAGGTTCATGAATTGGCTGTAGATAAGAGAGGTAGCCAATTATCGTTAGCATTGGAGAGGTTGCGTTTTATAACAGGGAAGGATTTTCAGATCGTGGGCTTATCAGCTACCATAGGTACCCCTGAAGAGGTCGCCAAATTCCTTGTAGGTTCAGATCGACCTTGTGAGATCGTAAAGGTTCCCGTTGCGAGGTCGATGCAGCTGCAGATCATCTATCCTGAAGCCGATAAGATCGATTACGAGTTGGCATCAAAGTTATACACGTATCCTGAGGTTGCAGCGAGGCTAAGGGTTATGAGAGATCTTATTCTAGAGAACCGTTCGGTATTGATCTTTACCAACACACGTAGCGAGGCTGAAATCCTCGCGAGTAGATTTCGTGTGTGGGATTCAGAATTCCCTTTGGGTGTGCACCATGGCTCATTATCGAAACCCTCTAGGCTAGATGCAGAGAGGAAGTTAAAGGATGGTAAGCTCTACGGTATCATCTGTACGAGCTCTCTAGAGTTGGGTATCGATATAGGGCCTTTAGAGATGGTAATACAGTACAATTCTCCCCGCCAAGTAACGAGGCTCATCCAAAGGGTCGGTAGGAGTGGCCATAGGATCGGTGGTATCGCCAAGGGTGTGATCATAACTCAAGACTCCGACGATACATTAGAAGCTCTGGTGATCACACGTAGAGCATATTTAGAGGATTTGGAGC
Coding sequences within:
- a CDS encoding DEAD/DEAH box helicase — encoded protein: MSFTEPQIKAIPLIMSGKNLLLIAPTGTGKTEAAFLPILNALYTMEEKVRGIKVLYITPLRALNRDLLERLEWWCKRLDLRLAVRHGDTEVKERGKQALVPPDILITTPETLQVILVGKV